In one window of Kwoniella newhampshirensis strain CBS 13917 chromosome 14, whole genome shotgun sequence DNA:
- a CDS encoding inosine-5'-monophosphate dehydrogenase, which translates to MSPLVNGHASSSNAPARAESHLNAADALSFLEEYPRGDGLSVQELMDSRQNGGLTYNDFLMLPGHINFPASIVSLQSKVTKNIVLNTPFLSSPMDTVTEDRMAIALALHGGLGVIHHNCSAEEQAAMVRRVKKYENGFITDPLCLGPESTVGDVLEIKAKFGFCGVPITETGGIGGKLLGIITGRDVQFQKPETSIKSVMTTEVITGRAGITLEDANNLLRDSKKGKLPIVDASGNLISLVARSDLLKNQNYPLASKVPESKQLYCGAAIGTRPGDRDRLKLLVEAGLDVVVLDSSQGNSVFQIEFIQWIKKTYPKLDVIAGNVVTREQAAQLIVAGADGLRIGMGSGSICITQEVMAVGRPQGTAVYAVSEFASRFGIPTVADGGIGNIGHIAKALALGASAVMMGGLLAGTTESPGEYFYHEGKRVKVYRGMGSIEAMEHTQRGSASAKGAILGSDNAATARYFSETDAVKVAQGVSGDVADKGSINKFVPYLYTGLQHSLQDSGVKSVVDLQAASRAGTVRFELRTASAQVEGGVHGLNSYTKRLFA; encoded by the exons ATGTCTCCCCTCGTCAACGGACAcgcttcatcctccaatGCTCCTGCTCGAGCAGAGTCTCATCTCAACGCGGCGGAcgctctctccttcctcgaaGAGTATCCTCGAGGCGATGGTCTTTCCGTCCAGGAGCTCATGGATTCAAGGCAAAATGGTGGTTTAACCTACAACGATTTCCTCATGTTGCCTGGACACATCAATTTCCCCGCTTCTATCGTTTCACTTCAATCCAA GGTCACCAAGaacatcgtcctcaacactcccttcctctcctcccctaTGGACACTGTCACCGAGGACCG AATGGCGatcgctctcgctctccaCGGTGGTCTCGGTGTAATCCACCACAACTGCTCCGCTGAAGAGCAAGCAGCCATGGTCAGACGAGTGAAGAAGTACGAGAACGGTTTCATCACCGACCCCTTGTGCTTGGGTCCTGAGAGCACTGTTGgcga TGTGTTGGAGATCAAGGCCAAGTTCGGCTTCTGTGGCGTCCCTATCACTG AGACCGGCGGAATCGGTGGCAAGCTCCTTGGTATCATCACCGGTCGTGACGTCCAATTCCAGAAACCCGAAACATCTATCAAATCTGTCATGACCACTGAGGTCATCACTGGTCGAGCCGGTATCACTCTCGAAGACGCGAACAACCTCCTTCGTGACTCCAAAAAGGGAAAACTCCCCATCGTCGATGCTTCAGGCAACCTTATCTCACTGGTCGCTCGATCTGATTTGCTCAAAAACCAGAACTACCCTCTCGCCAGCAAAGTTCCCGAGTCCAAGCAGCTTTACTGTGGTGCCGCTATCGGTACACGACCAGGAGACAGGGACAGGCTCAAGCTTCTCGTTGAGGCGGGTTTGGACGTTGTTGTTCTCGACTCCAGTCAGGGTAACTCAGTCTTCCAGATCGAATTCATCCAGTGGATCAAGAAGACATACCCCAAACTCGACGTCATCGCCGGTAACGTCGTCACCCGAGAACAAGCAGCTCAGCTCATCGTTGCTGGCGCGGACGGTCTGAGGATCGGCATGGGCAGTGGATCTATCTGTATCACTCAGGAAGTCATGGCTGTCGGTCGGCCTCAGGGAACCGCTGTTTACGCTGTTTCCGAATTTGCTAGCCG ATTCGGTATCCCTACCGTCGCTGACGGTGGTATCGGAAACATCGGACACATCGCCAAGGCCCTCGCTCTCGGGGCCAGCGCCGTCATGATGGGTGGTCTTCTTGCTGGAACAACCGAGTCTCCCGGAGAGTACTTCTATCACGAGGGAAAGCGAGTCAAGGTCTACCGAGGAATGGGTTCCATCGAAGCTATGGAGCACACTCAACGAGGTTCCGCGTCTGCCAAGGGCGCTATCCTTGGTTCCGATAACGCGGCCACCGCCCGATACTTCTCCGAAACCGATGCCGTTAAGGTCGCTCAGGGTGTTTCAGGTGATGTCGCCGACAAGGGTAGCATCAACAAATTCGTCCCTTACTTGTACACTGGTTTGCAACACTCTCTCCAGGATTCTGGTGTCAAGAG CGTTGTCGACCTCCAAGCTGCTTCTCGAGCCGGTACTGTGAGATTCGAGCTCCGAACCGCTTCTGCTCAGGTTGAGGGTGGTGTTCACGGTCTCAATTCGTACACTAAGAGGTTGTTCGCTTAA